The Psychrobacter sp. 28M-43 genome segment TTAGCTACTTGCTGATTCAATAAGTTGGCAGCGCCAGTAAAGCTACCCGTGTCTACTACCGTCAAAAATATCTCTATGTCTTCTGTTTTAGCATGTCCCATCATCACGATTACCTTTACAAAATTGACAAAGGTATTTTGTCATTTGTGCTGTTTTTTGCAAACTATAAATCCGTCAAACTACGCGCATCATTTAATTATTAGGATGTCGTTATGCCACTCGCTTTATGGGCGCTTACTCTAAGCGCATTTGCAATTGGGACAACCGAATTTGTCATCGTTGGTCTGGTACCAACTATTGCCGCCGATCTGGGCGTGAGCTTACCTTCGGCAGGGTTACTCGTTAGTCTATATGCCGTCGGTGTCGCTATCGGTGCCCCTATACTTACCGCACTCACTGGCCGCTGGAACCGCAAAATAGTACTGATGAGCCTAATGGGTCTGTTTGTCATCGGTAACTTATTGGCTTGGCAAGCACCCAGTTATGAAACCTTAATACTTGCCCGTATCTTGACCGGTCTGGCGCATGGTGTGTTTTTTTCTATTGGTTCCATGATTGCTACTAGCCTTGTTAGTAAAGAAAAAGAAGCCAGCGCAATTGCCATTATGTTTACTGGACTTACCGTGGCGCTCGTCACTGGCGTACCCCTTGGCACATGGATTGGACAGCATTTCGGTTGGCGCGCTACGTTTCTAGTCGTCTCAGTACTGGGTTTAATCGCTTTAATCGGTAGCGCAATATTAGTACCGAAAAACCTAAAAAAATCTATCCCTGCAACCTTCAAAGAGCAACTACAAGTCATTGTAAAACCACAGTTACTGCTAGTTTATCTAATGACTATTCTTGGTTATGGCGGTACGTTTACGGCATTTACCTACCTAGCACCTATCTTAGAGCAGCAAACCAAATTTGCACCATCAGCCATTGGTCTTATCATGCTCGTATATGGCGTGTCCGTTGCGATCGGTAATATTTGGGGCGGAAAACTTGCAGATAAACGTGGCCCTATTAGTGCGCTTAGCATTATATTTAGCGCCTTAAGTGTCATTCTTTTATTATTCACCTTTACTATGCAATCCAAGATTGCCGCAGTGCTGACTATTTTGGTATGGGGTGCTTTTGCCTTTGGTAATGTACCAGGCCTACAAATCTACGTAGTCAAGCAAGCTGAAAAATATACGCCAAATGCCGTCGATGTCGCCTCTGGATTGAACATTGCTGCATTCAATATCGGTATTGCACTGGGCTCAATCATCGGTGGTAGCGTGGTTGAAAATATGTCATTGCAAGACACGGCTTGGATCGGCGCTGTCATCTCTTTAATGGCATTAGCGGTCACACGCTATTCAGGTCTGCGTGATAAGCGTGCCCTGCAAGCATCGTAAAACTTTTCAATGTACAACTTCTCAACGTATGGGTCTCAAACTATTTAGACAGTATGAGACCTTATGAAAGTTATGAACAAACCCTATCTATATCATCAGACTTATACCGATGCTGTGTCTGCCCTATCTTCTTCACTAAATGTTTCATCATTCAAAACCGTTTTATGATTTAAGACGGCGGATGGCAGATCAGAAAAATGTAGCGTGTCGATATTGTTAGGCTTCACCGCAGTGACTTGTACCACACCGATCGTGCGCTCCAAAAAGCCACCTTCGCAATAGCAAAAGTAAAACTCCCATAGGCGGATAAAGGCATCGTCATAGCCAAGCGCTTGAATCTCTGCACGCTGCGCCATAAACGTAGCACGCCAGTCACGTAGCGTATATGCATAATCAAAGCCATAATCATGCAATTGTTTGACGACCATATCGGTCTGCTCAGTGAATTGGGTCGTCAGCTCTTGGTTTGAAAGCAGACAACCACCTGGGAAAATATGTGTTTGGATAAAATCAACCGAGTCGATATAGTCTTGATAATTCTGATCATTAAAAGTGATGGCCTGCAATACCATAAGGCCTGTCGGCTTGAGTAAGCTATTACATTTAGCAAAGAAAGTCGGTAAATACTCATGGCCCACCGCTTCAATCATCTCGATACTAACTAGCTTGTCATATTGACCTGTTAGCTCGCGGTAATCTTGCTTGAGCAATGTGATTTTGTCAGACAATCCTGCCGCTTCGACTCTTCGTTGCGCCTCGTCATATTGCGCATCAGAGATAGTCGTGGTGGTCACATGGCAGCCGTAATGCTTGGCCGCAAAAATAGCAAAACCGCCCCACCCTGTACCGATTTCAATCACATTATCATTAGCACTAAGCTGTAAACGTTGACATATGAGAGATAGTTTGTGCTGCTGAGCATCACTAAGCGTCACATCAGGCGTAGGATAGACTGCCGATGAGTACATCATCGTATCGTCCAAAAATCGCTCATACATGTCATTGCCCAAATCATAATGCGCTAGAATGTTGGATTTGGAGCCAGATTTGTCATTACTACGTAGCTGATGCTTCGCTTTTTCAAATGCTTTACTAATACCAGCAAAACGATTCTCTAGTTTATTAAGCACTGCTAAATTGCGAGCTGCCAGGCGAATCAAACCTGTCAGATCATCCGTATCCCATTCACCATCGATATAACTGTCTGCTAGCGCGATAGAGCCGCCAAGTAATAGCTGGCGATAGACAGCGCTATCATGAATCTGTAGCGTCACATGTAGCGAATGGCGACCAACCGCCGAGCTACTAGCGTCATTGGTAGCCACTTTGCCAAAACTACTTGTCTTAGATTCCTGCTCGTCAAATGTTTCAATCAGCGTGAGGCTACCAAACTGAACGTGCTGTAACGCACGAAAGATAAGCTTTCTCGCTAAGTTATTCACACTATTGCTGACTGGCTGTAGTACAGCGCTTTCATTAACTACTTTGCTCACACGAGCAGTTAATTTTTCTAGTTTTGTGACTGGTGCTCGATCGGTCGGTCGTGCTGGCATCATGTATTTATCCTTGTTTAAATGCTTTGTTTTTTAGTGATTCATTTTTAGTATTACATTGACGAGATTTTTGGATTGTTGATATTTGAAAATTGCTGTAACTACAGGGTATCTTTTTAAATATTACTTTACTGCTAACCGCCTTTCTGTTGACTGTCGGCCAATTTTTCATCGTAGTTGATATACGGCACTTTTTTTATCGCATAGAGCTTAAACGCGTGCCAATAAATACGGGTTAAGGAGGTCACATTCATCAGAGAGTTTTTTCGCAAGCTATAACGAACAACACCTTCTGTCATCGGTACGCCTGATATCTTTATACCAGTTTTTAAAACTTCACCGCGCTCATCGCTGATATTGATAGCGATACGCACTTGTAAGCCAGTATTAGGCTGCTCATCTGTTTTAGTACCTTTTACCGTAACCTGCCAGCGGTAAAGCTGATCGATAGGGTTAAAAGGTGATACGTGAAAATCCTTGTCATGACAGAACTCAGTATCCTCTCCTTCTAACAAAAACCCGTAGTAATGACGCTTGTCCCAAGGCGTATTAGACACTTCAGCCAGCAGATGAGTTGGCGTCTGCCGCGCATCAAACCCTAAGTAAAAATTGACTGGGCTAAAGTACATGCCTGCATTGCGGCAGACAAGTAACCCCAACATATCGCCTTCAGGTACGCTTCCTGCATGTTTTTCAAACGCTTGGATTAGGCGTTTTTTCAGTGCTTGAATAGACTGTACATTGTTATCAAGACTTTTATCATTGCTTAGGCTATTAGTACTCTGTAGGTCAGTATGCTGTAGATAGTCGTCAGGACAGAATCGTTGTAGCGCCTTTTTCTTTGCTGAAAATAGAGGCAGACCTTTTGCTATTAGCTTCTTCGGTAAAACTTTACGTAATGGTAACTTCCCTAAAACTTTACTTTCATCAAATGATGCCGTACTAATTTCAGGAAGTTCTTGCCCTGCCGCTAGCGCGCTAATATTGACGCCCCAATAGCGATAAGGGTAAACAAATTTATTCACACTAGGTAGCAGCCGACTGTGCCATGTCGTACCCTCAAACAGCTGATGCGGCACTGCATTGGTATCATAAGAAGACTCATGACTTGGCATAGCATTGGTATCTTGAGCGGACGTGGTCATAAATAATCTCTTGTTTAACGGTGTACTTTTTATATGGCGAATCTTTCAAAACACTTAGAATACATAGCGGCATTAATCGTCATATTATTTGGTTTTACGGCGACCGAATAAGCCACGTTTCTTATATTGGCTCGTATCAGCAGTTAAACTCTGCAAACGATTAGCATACTCGACCAGCTCCTGATTGGTCGTCGCTATGGTGACTTCGCGCTTGTTCAGTCTACGTAATTTGGTATCCGCTTTTATAGGCAAATCTTTATAACGAAACGACGTATGCGCGCTATCAGCATCAGGTAAATGAGCTGGATCAACTTCGTCTTTTATATCAATGTCAATACCAAGCGCCTGACAGACACGTAATCCACTGCGCACGCCATCTTCATGAAAACCATTAAACCAATAAGCCCCGCAGAAATGTGTGTGCGAACCGTTACCAGAGATACTCGACCATTTAGTCTGCGCATCAATCATCGCAAGATCGAACACTGGATGACTATAATCGATGCTCTTAACTATCTGCTTA includes the following:
- a CDS encoding DUF1365 domain-containing protein, with the protein product MTTSAQDTNAMPSHESSYDTNAVPHQLFEGTTWHSRLLPSVNKFVYPYRYWGVNISALAAGQELPEISTASFDESKVLGKLPLRKVLPKKLIAKGLPLFSAKKKALQRFCPDDYLQHTDLQSTNSLSNDKSLDNNVQSIQALKKRLIQAFEKHAGSVPEGDMLGLLVCRNAGMYFSPVNFYLGFDARQTPTHLLAEVSNTPWDKRHYYGFLLEGEDTEFCHDKDFHVSPFNPIDQLYRWQVTVKGTKTDEQPNTGLQVRIAINISDERGEVLKTGIKISGVPMTEGVVRYSLRKNSLMNVTSLTRIYWHAFKLYAIKKVPYINYDEKLADSQQKGG
- a CDS encoding MFS transporter, with protein sequence MPLALWALTLSAFAIGTTEFVIVGLVPTIAADLGVSLPSAGLLVSLYAVGVAIGAPILTALTGRWNRKIVLMSLMGLFVIGNLLAWQAPSYETLILARILTGLAHGVFFSIGSMIATSLVSKEKEASAIAIMFTGLTVALVTGVPLGTWIGQHFGWRATFLVVSVLGLIALIGSAILVPKNLKKSIPATFKEQLQVIVKPQLLLVYLMTILGYGGTFTAFTYLAPILEQQTKFAPSAIGLIMLVYGVSVAIGNIWGGKLADKRGPISALSIIFSALSVILLLFTFTMQSKIAAVLTILVWGAFAFGNVPGLQIYVVKQAEKYTPNAVDVASGLNIAAFNIGIALGSIIGGSVVENMSLQDTAWIGAVISLMALAVTRYSGLRDKRALQAS
- a CDS encoding SAM-dependent methyltransferase yields the protein MMPARPTDRAPVTKLEKLTARVSKVVNESAVLQPVSNSVNNLARKLIFRALQHVQFGSLTLIETFDEQESKTSSFGKVATNDASSSAVGRHSLHVTLQIHDSAVYRQLLLGGSIALADSYIDGEWDTDDLTGLIRLAARNLAVLNKLENRFAGISKAFEKAKHQLRSNDKSGSKSNILAHYDLGNDMYERFLDDTMMYSSAVYPTPDVTLSDAQQHKLSLICQRLQLSANDNVIEIGTGWGGFAIFAAKHYGCHVTTTTISDAQYDEAQRRVEAAGLSDKITLLKQDYRELTGQYDKLVSIEMIEAVGHEYLPTFFAKCNSLLKPTGLMVLQAITFNDQNYQDYIDSVDFIQTHIFPGGCLLSNQELTTQFTEQTDMVVKQLHDYGFDYAYTLRDWRATFMAQRAEIQALGYDDAFIRLWEFYFCYCEGGFLERTIGVVQVTAVKPNNIDTLHFSDLPSAVLNHKTVLNDETFSEEDRADTASV